A DNA window from Pseudarthrobacter sp. W1I19 contains the following coding sequences:
- a CDS encoding glycogen debranching N-terminal domain-containing protein: MTAWNADTEAGASESGSVTVVEGSSFCISSETGDISSDAGANGAFFQDTRIISRWILRINGSLREPLVAQKPQPFGATFVGRAKWPDGRFDSPLVVRQVRHIGPGLQDDIILENYSAEPVDCDIELLIDADQADLFDVKGGRTTQGAGATREVVDGSVVIEAARHGQRRGTSIRAAGAEASTDGLRFRATVPPRGKWATSVIVVPLVNGQAPADPFTEERLPRHREGVRRHRAWEENVPQVTVTDSNLQQVLNRSQSDLGSLRIFDEHHPGREAVAAGAPWFMALFGRDSLLSSYMSLLVSPKLAAGTLQTLAGLQGTKVDPDSEEEPGRIPHEVRLGVTAGLSLGGAAYYGTADVTPLFVGLLGELSRWGLSREIIHPLLPHADRALDWIEKYGDRDGDGFVEYQRPNDHGLVNQGWKDSWDGINFADGTIAEAPIALCEVQAYVYSAYIGRSLLARWDGDGDLEQHWADKAAALKTAFNEKFWLPDKGYFAVALDKDKRPVDACTSNMGHCLWTGLVDEDKAPSVVENLMSPQMFTGWGIRTLGSDMGAYNPVSYHNGSVWPHDSALVATGLMRYGFVEEARRVASGLIDAAEHFDGRLPELFCGFDRGELAGPVPYPTACSPQAWAAAAPVQLMRVLLRFDPVYTHGVVHLAPILPDDMGDFQAANVLIDTSRITIRAHGTGGSIDGLPPGLKLLSQPRPPLAYPPKAHQHV, translated from the coding sequence ATGACCGCATGGAACGCCGATACTGAGGCCGGCGCATCGGAGTCAGGGTCGGTCACTGTAGTGGAGGGGTCCTCGTTCTGCATCTCGTCCGAAACGGGTGACATCAGTTCCGATGCCGGTGCGAACGGGGCCTTCTTCCAGGACACCCGGATCATCTCCCGCTGGATCCTCCGGATCAACGGGTCCCTCCGCGAGCCCCTGGTCGCCCAGAAGCCGCAGCCGTTCGGAGCCACCTTTGTAGGCAGGGCCAAATGGCCGGACGGCAGGTTCGACAGCCCCTTGGTTGTCCGCCAGGTCCGCCACATCGGTCCGGGTCTCCAGGACGACATCATCCTGGAAAACTATTCCGCGGAGCCGGTTGACTGCGACATCGAGCTCCTGATCGACGCCGACCAGGCAGATCTTTTCGACGTCAAGGGTGGCCGGACTACCCAGGGTGCCGGGGCCACCCGCGAAGTGGTGGACGGCAGCGTGGTCATAGAAGCCGCACGCCACGGACAACGGCGGGGGACCTCCATCAGGGCAGCCGGTGCTGAGGCCAGCACGGACGGGCTGCGTTTCCGTGCCACAGTCCCGCCCCGGGGCAAATGGGCCACCAGTGTGATTGTGGTGCCACTCGTCAATGGACAGGCACCGGCCGATCCTTTCACCGAGGAGCGGCTTCCACGCCACCGCGAAGGGGTACGCCGGCACCGGGCCTGGGAGGAAAACGTCCCCCAGGTCACCGTTACGGACAGTAACCTGCAGCAGGTGCTGAACCGCAGCCAGAGCGACCTGGGCTCGCTGCGGATCTTTGACGAGCACCATCCCGGCCGGGAGGCGGTGGCAGCCGGGGCTCCGTGGTTTATGGCCCTGTTCGGCCGGGACTCGCTGCTCTCGTCCTACATGAGTTTGCTGGTAAGCCCGAAACTGGCGGCCGGAACGCTGCAGACCCTGGCGGGGCTGCAGGGAACCAAGGTGGATCCGGACTCCGAGGAAGAACCGGGACGAATTCCGCACGAGGTGAGGCTGGGTGTTACTGCCGGGCTGTCGCTGGGCGGCGCAGCCTATTACGGTACAGCCGACGTCACCCCGCTGTTCGTTGGCCTCCTGGGCGAGTTGAGCCGCTGGGGCCTCTCGCGCGAGATCATCCACCCGCTCCTTCCGCACGCCGACCGTGCCTTGGACTGGATTGAAAAGTATGGTGACCGCGACGGCGACGGATTTGTGGAGTACCAGAGGCCTAACGACCACGGGCTGGTCAACCAGGGCTGGAAGGACTCCTGGGACGGCATCAACTTTGCCGACGGCACCATCGCGGAAGCCCCCATCGCCCTGTGCGAAGTACAGGCCTATGTCTACTCCGCTTATATCGGCAGGTCGCTGCTGGCGCGCTGGGACGGCGATGGGGACCTGGAACAGCATTGGGCGGACAAGGCCGCCGCCCTGAAAACTGCCTTTAACGAGAAATTCTGGCTGCCGGACAAGGGCTATTTTGCGGTGGCACTGGACAAGGACAAACGGCCGGTGGATGCCTGTACCTCGAATATGGGTCATTGCCTCTGGACGGGCCTTGTGGACGAGGACAAAGCGCCTTCCGTGGTGGAGAATCTGATGTCGCCCCAGATGTTCACCGGCTGGGGCATCCGCACCCTGGGCTCGGACATGGGCGCCTACAACCCCGTGAGCTACCACAACGGGTCGGTGTGGCCGCACGATTCAGCACTGGTGGCAACAGGGCTGATGCGGTACGGATTCGTGGAGGAGGCCCGGAGGGTTGCTTCCGGCCTCATTGACGCCGCCGAACATTTTGACGGCCGGCTGCCGGAACTGTTTTGCGGTTTTGACCGCGGCGAGTTAGCAGGACCTGTGCCCTACCCCACCGCATGCTCACCGCAGGCCTGGGCGGCGGCGGCGCCGGTGCAGCTGATGCGCGTGCTGCTCCGCTTCGACCCCGTCTATACCCACGGAGTGGTGCACTTGGCGCCGATCCTCCCGGACGACATGGGCGACTTCCAGGCTGCGAACGTCCTGATCGACACCTCCCGGATCACCATCAGGGCCCACGGGACCGGCGGCAGCATTGACGGGCTCCCACCGGGCTTGAAGCTTCTATCGCAACCGCGTCCGCCCCTGGCCTACCCGCCAAAGGCCCATCAGCACGTCTGA
- a CDS encoding glycosyltransferase family 4 protein, translating to MRIGLVAGPWIPVPPVTYGGTERVVDSLARGFVAAGHEVLLAAPSDSRCPVPRVPGMRPAEPDGLNCTLSELSHVVRAYEGLQEVDIIHDHTMAGPLYMHRPDGVPLVTTMHGPLTAESADIYRAVARKGAVIAISRDQTSHVPHAPVTRVIHHGMDVSSVPIGSGEGGYLCFVGRACPDKGLFEAIMVAREAGMPLRIAVKMREQEELRYFREVIEPLLGPNEDFVGEVDDAAKYRLMGEALAFLNPIQWSEPFGLVMIEALATGTPVIGTAVGSAPEIIDHGRTGFLGRTEQLAGFVQEAAGLSRATCRKVAAERFGEERMVNEHLVLFGQLLEGQMPAGVPDKVGLHQNL from the coding sequence ATGCGGATAGGACTTGTTGCAGGACCGTGGATTCCCGTTCCGCCGGTGACATACGGCGGCACCGAAAGGGTAGTGGACAGCCTGGCGCGCGGGTTTGTCGCGGCTGGACATGAGGTATTGCTGGCAGCACCCTCGGATAGCAGGTGTCCTGTGCCCAGGGTTCCCGGTATGCGGCCTGCTGAACCAGACGGGTTGAACTGCACCCTCTCGGAGCTAAGCCACGTGGTCAGGGCTTATGAGGGGCTGCAGGAAGTCGACATCATCCACGACCACACTATGGCCGGACCGTTGTACATGCACCGCCCTGACGGCGTTCCCCTGGTGACTACCATGCATGGGCCCTTGACTGCTGAGTCCGCCGATATTTACCGGGCGGTCGCTCGCAAGGGGGCAGTTATCGCCATCTCGCGGGACCAGACGTCGCATGTCCCGCACGCTCCAGTGACCAGGGTGATTCACCACGGCATGGACGTTTCCTCCGTGCCAATCGGATCTGGGGAAGGCGGGTACCTGTGCTTTGTGGGACGGGCCTGCCCGGACAAAGGCCTGTTCGAAGCGATCATGGTTGCCCGGGAAGCCGGCATGCCGTTGCGGATCGCGGTGAAGATGCGCGAGCAGGAGGAGCTGCGCTACTTCCGTGAGGTTATCGAACCCCTGCTGGGGCCCAACGAGGACTTCGTGGGCGAGGTCGATGACGCAGCGAAGTACAGGCTGATGGGCGAAGCGCTGGCCTTCCTGAACCCCATCCAGTGGTCCGAGCCCTTCGGGCTGGTCATGATCGAGGCGCTGGCAACGGGAACCCCTGTGATAGGCACAGCCGTGGGTTCAGCACCCGAAATTATTGACCATGGCCGGACCGGATTCCTGGGGCGCACGGAGCAGCTTGCGGGCTTTGTGCAGGAAGCGGCAGGCCTCAGCCGGGCAACCTGCCGGAAAGTTGCGGCAGAACGATTCGGCGAGGAACGCATGGTGAACGAGCACCTTGTTCTTTTTGGGCAACTGCTGGAAGGGCAGATGCCGGCAGGGGTTCCGGATAAGGTCGGCTTGCACCAGAATCTTTAA
- a CDS encoding DsbA family oxidoreductase yields MKIEIWSDVACPWCYIGKRRFETALATFEHRDAVEVTWRSYQLDPALPEHYDGTELEYLSTRKGMAPQQVSQMFQHVAEQAKSEGLDYRFDAVVVANSFTAHRLIHLAAAHGKQDDAKERLLSDHFEHGKDIGSREYLTSLALDLGIDRDEVDELFTTDKYADDVRFDFEEGRSLGINGVPFFVIDRKFGLSGAQPAETFTAALNQAWQAANPLVLVNSTDGDACGPDGCQI; encoded by the coding sequence ATGAAGATTGAGATCTGGTCTGACGTCGCGTGCCCCTGGTGCTACATCGGCAAGCGCCGCTTTGAGACGGCCCTTGCCACGTTCGAACACCGCGATGCTGTGGAAGTGACATGGCGCAGCTACCAACTGGATCCCGCCCTGCCCGAGCATTATGACGGGACCGAGCTGGAGTATCTCAGCACCCGCAAGGGCATGGCGCCGCAGCAGGTTTCGCAGATGTTCCAGCATGTCGCCGAGCAGGCCAAGAGTGAGGGCCTGGACTACCGGTTCGATGCGGTGGTGGTGGCGAACAGCTTCACCGCGCACCGCCTGATCCATCTCGCGGCCGCCCACGGCAAGCAGGATGACGCCAAGGAGCGCCTGCTCAGCGACCACTTCGAACACGGCAAGGACATCGGCAGCCGCGAGTACCTGACGTCCCTCGCACTGGACCTCGGCATCGACAGGGACGAGGTGGATGAACTGTTTACCACTGACAAGTACGCCGACGACGTCCGCTTTGACTTCGAGGAAGGACGTTCGTTGGGCATCAACGGTGTGCCGTTCTTCGTGATCGACCGCAAGTTCGGCCTGTCGGGCGCCCAGCCGGCCGAGACGTTCACTGCCGCGCTCAACCAGGCGTGGCAGGCCGCCAATCCCCTGGTGCTGGTCAATTCCACCGACGGGGACGCCTGCGGCCCGGACGGTTGCCAGATCTAA
- a CDS encoding TetR/AcrR family transcriptional regulator, with protein MPRISAASNAEQRADTQRRILTAFGELLFSHGLPGLTMTDVARHAGVGRTAVYNYYADIEELLISYALDETEKFLSELREELGRLDNPVERLALYVRAQVVDLSRRHLPPGPAMGAVLSPSSFAKLAHHVGELSVLLQGILRDGMEQGYLPVADVGQQAQLILGTLSSSAARGSDEPAELEARVARTVRFIQLGAGARFDDAGRPVRLAPLPAVAS; from the coding sequence ATGCCCAGGATTTCAGCGGCCAGCAACGCCGAGCAGCGCGCGGACACTCAGCGCCGCATCCTCACCGCCTTCGGTGAGCTCCTCTTTTCCCACGGCTTGCCCGGGCTGACCATGACCGATGTGGCCCGGCATGCCGGGGTGGGCCGCACTGCCGTCTACAACTATTACGCGGACATCGAAGAGCTCCTCATCTCCTATGCGCTGGATGAGACCGAGAAGTTCCTGTCCGAGCTTCGCGAGGAACTGGGCCGCCTCGACAACCCGGTGGAGCGGCTGGCACTCTACGTCCGCGCCCAGGTGGTGGACCTCAGCCGCCGCCATCTCCCGCCGGGACCGGCGATGGGGGCCGTGTTGTCGCCGTCGTCATTCGCCAAGCTCGCCCACCACGTGGGCGAGCTGAGCGTCCTCCTGCAGGGCATCCTGCGCGACGGAATGGAGCAGGGCTACCTCCCGGTGGCTGACGTGGGCCAGCAGGCACAGCTGATCCTCGGCACCCTCTCGTCCAGTGCGGCCCGCGGCAGCGACGAGCCTGCGGAACTGGAAGCGCGGGTCGCCCGGACGGTACGTTTCATCCAACTGGGTGCCGGCGCACGGTTCGACGACGCCGGCCGCCCCGTCCGCCTGGCCCCGCTTCCCGCTGTAGCCAGCTAA
- a CDS encoding LytR C-terminal domain-containing protein — protein sequence MVRKKQQDASVLHGHRVVTGPELRAAFETGHDADDTARVRRRVLHGVVLVLLIGLIAAAIITALAIINGRLKIPAAEPAEKSVSTCPAGTFDYTPADKINLNVYNSTSRPGLARSVADEFLARKFVVGAVANVEAGYRGVAAVVSGPAGQSAAFSIQRNLPGSDYFQDGRTDGSVDVILAQDYKALAPPDLVDQTPGKLSCPRESRRVSDDELWPVMPSAAPTR from the coding sequence ATGGTTAGGAAGAAGCAGCAGGACGCGAGCGTCCTCCACGGCCACCGCGTTGTTACGGGCCCGGAACTGAGGGCCGCCTTTGAAACAGGGCACGACGCCGACGACACCGCCAGGGTGCGCCGGCGCGTGCTTCACGGCGTGGTTCTTGTGCTCCTCATCGGACTGATCGCCGCCGCCATCATCACCGCGCTCGCCATCATCAACGGGCGCCTGAAGATTCCCGCCGCGGAGCCTGCCGAGAAGTCGGTGTCCACCTGCCCGGCGGGCACCTTTGACTACACGCCGGCCGACAAAATCAACCTCAACGTCTATAACTCCACCAGCCGGCCCGGGCTGGCGCGGTCGGTGGCCGATGAATTCCTGGCGCGGAAGTTTGTAGTGGGGGCAGTGGCCAACGTCGAGGCGGGCTATCGGGGTGTTGCCGCGGTGGTGTCCGGCCCGGCCGGCCAGTCCGCGGCGTTCAGCATCCAGCGCAACCTGCCGGGCTCGGACTACTTCCAGGACGGCAGGACCGACGGCAGCGTTGATGTGATCCTGGCCCAGGACTACAAGGCGCTCGCCCCGCCGGACCTTGTTGACCAGACGCCGGGCAAGCTCAGCTGCCCGCGCGAAAGCCGCCGCGTCTCCGATGACGAGTTGTGGCCGGTCATGCCGTCCGCGGCGCCGACCCGCTGA
- a CDS encoding type II toxin-antitoxin system VapB family antitoxin has translation MIFKAVGEGRPYPDHGYNTPKEWAALPPRPVRLDELVTTKRTLDLEALLAEDSTFFGDLFPHVVQYQGTLYLEDGLHRAVRTALHQRTAIHARVLVIDG, from the coding sequence GTGATATTCAAAGCTGTGGGCGAGGGCCGCCCTTACCCTGACCATGGTTACAACACGCCCAAGGAATGGGCTGCGCTGCCGCCGCGTCCGGTGCGGCTGGACGAGCTGGTGACCACCAAGCGCACCCTGGACCTGGAGGCGCTCCTCGCCGAGGATTCCACCTTTTTTGGTGACCTGTTTCCTCACGTGGTGCAGTATCAGGGAACCCTCTATCTGGAGGATGGCCTGCACCGCGCCGTCCGGACCGCCCTGCACCAGCGCACGGCGATCCACGCCCGTGTGCTGGTCATAGATGGTTAG
- a CDS encoding stealth family protein, with product MVEDLLFLRNVLVAADLAYLLVRGNNDRPVLALDWQDRKKLRSALVEACRDEPFYSMTVDAKKKTSVLVADGELSSNRQARIFRLYRPRVEPGGGFEFGASAGVQIELWAFEGEQLILPIENSLTRRTLLRQDAVRGTVERYGHTWPTIENMFADHASDISFDIDLVFSWVDGSSPEYIAARRSQQQGVVLGEGDDHEARFRQINELKYALRSVYMFAPWIRRIFIATDSPAPAWLADHPAVTIVRSEEFFADPAVLPTHNSQAVECQLHHIEGLSEHFLYSNDDMFFGRAVGPDMFFTPGGITKFIEAETRIGLGENAAERSGFENAARVNRKLLWNRFGRITTRHLEHTAAPLRRSLVEQMEQEFPEEFRKTAASRFRAADNISVTNSFYHYYALLTGRAVTQTAAKVRYVDTTMRAGLNYLPKLLAKRNMDFFCLNDGSFPEVDADERAELVTDFLEKYFPIKAPWEK from the coding sequence ATGGTTGAGGACCTGTTGTTCCTGCGCAACGTCCTGGTGGCTGCCGACCTTGCCTACCTCCTGGTCCGCGGCAACAACGACCGGCCCGTCCTTGCCCTGGACTGGCAGGACCGGAAGAAGCTCCGGTCCGCCCTGGTGGAGGCCTGCCGGGACGAGCCGTTCTACTCCATGACGGTGGATGCCAAAAAGAAAACCTCCGTCCTGGTGGCCGACGGGGAGCTCTCCTCCAACCGGCAGGCACGCATTTTCCGCCTGTACCGCCCACGCGTTGAACCCGGAGGCGGGTTCGAGTTCGGAGCCTCGGCGGGCGTGCAGATCGAACTTTGGGCCTTCGAAGGCGAGCAGCTGATCCTGCCTATCGAAAACTCCCTCACCCGCCGCACCCTCCTGCGGCAGGATGCCGTGCGCGGCACCGTGGAACGCTACGGCCACACCTGGCCCACCATTGAAAACATGTTCGCCGACCATGCCAGCGACATCAGCTTCGACATCGACCTGGTGTTCTCCTGGGTGGACGGCAGCTCCCCGGAGTACATCGCAGCCCGGCGCTCACAGCAGCAGGGCGTGGTCCTGGGTGAGGGCGACGACCACGAAGCCCGGTTCCGGCAGATCAACGAACTCAAGTACGCGCTCCGGTCCGTCTACATGTTCGCGCCGTGGATCCGCCGCATCTTCATCGCCACGGACTCCCCCGCCCCTGCCTGGCTGGCGGACCATCCTGCGGTCACCATTGTCCGCAGCGAAGAGTTCTTTGCGGATCCTGCCGTGCTGCCCACCCACAATTCCCAGGCGGTGGAGTGCCAACTGCACCACATCGAAGGGCTTTCAGAGCACTTCCTGTATTCGAACGATGACATGTTCTTCGGCCGGGCGGTGGGCCCGGACATGTTCTTCACCCCGGGCGGCATCACCAAGTTCATCGAGGCCGAAACCCGGATCGGGCTGGGCGAGAACGCCGCCGAGCGCAGCGGCTTCGAGAACGCGGCGCGCGTCAACAGGAAACTGCTGTGGAACCGGTTCGGGCGGATCACCACCCGCCACCTGGAGCACACCGCAGCCCCGCTGCGGCGGAGCCTGGTGGAGCAGATGGAGCAGGAATTCCCTGAAGAATTCCGGAAAACGGCCGCGAGCCGGTTCCGTGCGGCGGACAACATTTCCGTCACCAACTCGTTTTACCACTACTACGCGCTGCTCACGGGCCGCGCGGTCACTCAGACGGCCGCCAAGGTCCGTTACGTGGACACCACTATGCGCGCCGGGCTGAACTACCTGCCCAAGCTGCTGGCCAAGCGCAACATGGACTTCTTCTGCCTGAACGACGGCAGCTTCCCCGAAGTCGATGCGGACGAACGGGCCGAGCTGGTCACGGACTTCCTGGAAAAGTACTTCCCCATCAAGGCGCCCTGGGAGAAGTAG
- a CDS encoding phosphodiesterase: MEHIEAEHPRPRHFLLHLSDPHLLGGPDPLYGVVDSEKRLIQLFDEVKASGARPEAVIFTGDLADKGHPEAYAKLRAIVEPACQELGAEVIWAMGNHDNRANLRKGLLDQPGNDAPLDHSYFINGLRVITLDTSVPGFHHGELDDSQLEWLAEELETPAPDGTILALHHPPVPSVLDLSVLVELRDQASLAAVVRNSDVRTILAGHLHYSTTASFAGVPVSVASASCYTQDLNVPVGGTRGQDGGQAFNLVHVYEHTIVHSVVPLGRSTTVGEYVSPEETARRLAAAGVRIPETVKRRTGVKPGQPTSR; encoded by the coding sequence ATGGAGCACATCGAGGCCGAACACCCCCGGCCACGCCACTTCCTACTCCACCTGAGCGATCCCCACTTGTTGGGAGGTCCGGATCCCCTCTACGGCGTCGTAGACAGCGAAAAGCGGCTCATCCAGCTCTTCGACGAGGTCAAAGCATCCGGTGCAAGGCCCGAAGCCGTCATCTTCACCGGAGACCTGGCAGACAAAGGCCATCCGGAAGCCTACGCGAAGCTCCGGGCCATCGTTGAGCCAGCCTGCCAGGAACTGGGCGCGGAAGTCATCTGGGCCATGGGAAACCATGACAACCGGGCGAACCTGCGGAAGGGCCTCCTGGACCAGCCCGGAAACGACGCCCCGCTGGACCACAGCTACTTCATCAACGGCCTGCGCGTCATCACCCTGGACACGTCAGTCCCGGGGTTCCACCACGGCGAACTTGATGACTCCCAGCTCGAATGGCTGGCAGAGGAACTGGAGACCCCGGCCCCGGACGGCACCATCCTGGCCCTCCACCACCCGCCGGTTCCCTCAGTCCTGGACCTGTCGGTCCTGGTGGAGCTGAGGGACCAGGCATCCCTTGCAGCGGTTGTCCGGAACTCCGATGTCCGGACCATCCTTGCCGGCCACCTGCACTATTCCACCACAGCGAGCTTTGCCGGAGTCCCCGTCTCAGTCGCCTCGGCCAGCTGCTACACGCAGGACCTGAACGTTCCCGTGGGCGGTACCCGTGGGCAGGACGGCGGGCAGGCGTTCAACCTGGTGCATGTCTACGAGCACACCATCGTGCACTCCGTGGTCCCGCTGGGACGTTCCACGACGGTTGGCGAGTATGTTTCGCCGGAAGAGACCGCACGGCGGCTGGCAGCCGCCGGGGTCCGCATACCGGAGACGGTGAAGCGGCGGACCGGCGTGAAGCCCGGCCAGCCCACAAGCCGGTAG
- a CDS encoding glutathione peroxidase, whose translation MNNFLRTQPVTSLYPIPLTLNDGTETDFGRFKDKVVMVVNVASNCGLTPQYSGLEALYEKFRDRGFEILGVPCNQFAGQEPGSDSEIAEFCERNYGVSFPLTVKADVRGKDQHPLYTELTKFKTGLLPGLVKWNFEKFLVNRDGEVVARFAPTVEPDSAEVIDAIEGALG comes from the coding sequence ATGAACAACTTCCTGAGGACCCAGCCTGTGACATCCCTGTACCCGATCCCGCTGACCCTGAATGACGGAACCGAGACTGATTTCGGCAGGTTTAAAGACAAAGTGGTGATGGTGGTCAACGTCGCCTCCAACTGCGGCCTGACGCCCCAGTACTCCGGGCTCGAGGCGCTGTACGAAAAGTTCCGCGACCGCGGTTTCGAAATCCTGGGGGTCCCGTGCAACCAGTTCGCCGGCCAGGAGCCGGGCAGCGACAGTGAAATCGCTGAGTTCTGCGAGCGGAACTATGGTGTGAGCTTCCCCCTGACGGTCAAGGCCGACGTTCGCGGCAAGGACCAGCACCCGCTCTACACTGAGCTGACTAAATTCAAGACGGGGCTGCTGCCCGGACTCGTGAAGTGGAACTTCGAGAAGTTCCTGGTCAACCGGGACGGCGAAGTGGTGGCCCGCTTCGCACCAACAGTTGAGCCGGACTCGGCGGAAGTCATCGACGCCATCGAAGGTGCCCTGGGCTGA
- a CDS encoding oxygenase MpaB family protein — translation MRSFLRKWQDELKKTFTGRADAVPDWVSRLAEGDDPGYHLPGSAVWAVHGSMSPIVAGIRTLLMQSLHPGALAGVHEHSNFREDPLARLAATIRWIFTVTYGSKSAAEEASRRVQHLHEQVHGRFVDNQGAERSYSANDPELAAWIHIAFTDAFLTAHKLWGGPIPGGPDAYVREWAQAGRLMGVEDPPLSEADMRAQLDRWYRNGELRVDHRVAETVEFIRNAPLNPMLRPGYRILFAGAVYSLEPRYRQMLGLSVPRLGPFPLPVRLATKVVLGVVRLALGRPGPSELAARERLRRLGYTEKAQTAG, via the coding sequence ATGCGCAGCTTCCTCCGGAAATGGCAGGACGAACTCAAGAAGACGTTTACCGGCCGGGCCGATGCGGTCCCGGACTGGGTATCGAGACTCGCCGAGGGCGATGATCCCGGGTACCACCTCCCGGGCTCGGCAGTGTGGGCAGTGCACGGTTCCATGTCCCCCATCGTCGCCGGAATCAGAACCCTGCTGATGCAATCCCTCCACCCGGGCGCCCTCGCAGGTGTGCACGAGCACTCCAACTTCCGTGAGGATCCCCTCGCCCGCCTGGCAGCGACCATCCGCTGGATCTTCACCGTGACGTACGGGTCCAAGAGTGCCGCGGAGGAAGCGTCACGCCGCGTGCAGCACCTTCACGAGCAGGTGCATGGCAGGTTCGTGGACAACCAGGGGGCGGAGCGCTCCTATAGTGCGAACGATCCTGAGCTGGCAGCTTGGATCCACATTGCCTTCACGGATGCGTTCCTCACGGCCCACAAATTATGGGGCGGTCCCATCCCCGGCGGCCCGGATGCCTACGTCCGCGAATGGGCGCAGGCCGGGAGGCTGATGGGCGTTGAGGATCCGCCGCTGAGCGAAGCGGACATGCGCGCGCAACTGGACCGGTGGTACCGGAACGGCGAGCTGCGCGTGGACCACAGGGTGGCCGAGACGGTGGAATTTATCCGGAACGCCCCGCTGAATCCCATGCTTCGGCCCGGATACCGCATCCTGTTTGCCGGAGCGGTCTACAGCCTCGAGCCCCGATACCGCCAGATGCTCGGCCTGTCCGTGCCACGGCTGGGCCCTTTCCCATTGCCGGTGAGGTTGGCCACCAAGGTGGTGCTCGGCGTCGTCCGGCTTGCCCTTGGCCGGCCTGGACCCAGCGAACTTGCAGCCAGGGAACGGCTTCGCCGGCTGGGCTACACGGAGAAGGCTCAGACGGCCGGATAG